One window of the Eucalyptus grandis isolate ANBG69807.140 chromosome 8, ASM1654582v1, whole genome shotgun sequence genome contains the following:
- the LOC120286159 gene encoding disease resistance protein RPV1-like yields MERKEPTPSEDPIHGASSSSTSPRRGDYGGGTQKPKGNDHDVFLSRIGRGGQLFNDLRKGLVDAAIDTFCSMPYLDDGILDSPSQSKISIPIFTPHFVSDQAGLRKLVHTLKCKRSSGQIVLPIFDGVSPSEVQLVEGRSIQAFSRHEGREEEMELGEWRKALVEVGSLRGWEAEKFAKGNKGALIELVVARVVSLLKTTFKLPMELVGIDDHVEHIMSSIDPKYNDTRIIGIRGVRGSGKTTVAKNLWNNLYSDFEHLSFVPNIREVSLCMGIEYLQEELICEGIGIMSQFTSKKVLVILDDMDDNIHLDALVGDGSWLKVGSIVIITTRNMGILDKANAVPKHELNELTHSQALTLFSRHLFGKNSPPEAYRYISYDFVLRIPRIPLILELIGSSFRQRREEVWKDTLMKLKDDVNNNNNQDVLHMTYELLDYEQQQIFLDIACLFIGSSKQNPIYMWDSCGFSPKEGIKVLKGRSLIEIDKDDKLIMHDHVRDFGREIVRLEHQKELQQRSRLWIYEEAQHVLDNNKGTNMIRAICLDEYDSKRSYTSENFKGLTNLRFLKVCGANFTGDFENTLSELRWLHWERCPSNFVVANFHLKQLVVLNLSGSEISEDWEGWGPIKMATELKVLDLSSCPSLRRTPDFFAFNNLEILILEKCENLEEIHPSIGNNKSLVSLNVSGCRRVKELPIGVGRLEKLKELLINDTAIREIPMSGKGLMKPETLNASCCGGLGELPTGVGRMEKLRELLINDTTIREIPMSGCGLMELQTLSVSGCKSLEKLPTGVGKMKELRALLINDTAIQEIPIPRGGLAKLETLCASYCEGLAQFSLVGNGGIPAQHTPILASHRSCRNENRSNMPACTGRGCWWWANARPTLLAAVAVTFHGLQAGHQPPLIPNAGAIWSGSRIAPSGPRQCQKWLRDRWSRPPTAVAMEFAASRDRRSPSE; encoded by the exons atggaaagaaaagaacccaCTCCTTCAGAAGATCCGATACACGGGGCGTCTTCCTCATCGACCTCTCCTCGTAGAGGCGACTATGGAGGCGGAACGCAAAAACCGAAAGGAAATGATCACGACGTGTTCTTGAGCCGGATAGGTAGGGGCGGGCAGCTCTTCAATGATCTCCGTAAAGGCCTCGTCGATGCAGCGATTGACACGTTCTGCAGTATGCCCTATTTGGATGACGGGATTCTCGACAGTCCTTCGCAATCTAAGATCTCGATCCCCATTTTCACGCCGCACTTCGTTTCCGACCAAGCGGGCCTTCGCAAGCTTGTTCACACGTTGAAATGCAAGAGAAGCAGTGGGCAAATAGTGTTGCCCATATTTGATGGAGTGAGTCCCTCGGAAGTGCAACTTGTTGAAGGGAGATCTATACAAGCTTTCTCTAGACATGAAGGTCGGGAGGAAGAAATGGAACTAGGGGAATGGAGAAAAGCGCTCGTCGAAGTCGGTTCCTTAAGAGGATGGGAAGCAGAGAAATTTGCCAAAgg GAATAAAGGAGCACTGATTGAACTAGTTGTCGCACGAGTTGTGAGCTTGTTGAAAACAACTTTCAAGCTTCCCATGGAGTTGGTTGGAATTGATGATCATGTGGAACATATTATGAGCTCAATAGATCCTAAATATAATGATACAAGGATTATCGGAATCCGTGGAGTGCGTGGAAGCGGTAAGACAACTGTTGCAAAGAACCTATGGAACAATCTCTATAGtgattttgaacatctaagCTTTGTACCAAATATTCGAGAAGTATCACTATGCATGGGTATTGAGTACTTACAAGAAGAGCTCATTTGCGAGGGAATCGGCATCATGTCTCAATTTACAAGTAAGAAAGTTCTCGTTATTcttgatgatatggatgataaTATTCACTTAGATGCCTTGGTTGGAGACGGCAGTTGGTTAAAAGTGGGGAGTATAGTCATAATAACTACTCGAAACATGGGTATTCTTGATAAGGCCAATGCAGTCCCCAAGCACGAACTAAACGAGTTGACTCACAGTCAAGCATTGACCTTATTTAGTAGAcatttatttggaaagaattcTCCTCCCGAGGCTTATCGGTATATATCTTATGATTTCGTACTTCGTATACCGAGGATTCCCCTGATTCTTGAACTTATAGGTTCATCCTTCCgccaaagaagagaagaagtaTGGAAagatacattgatgaaattAAAGGACGATGTGAATAATAATAACAATCAAGATGTGCTGCATATGACTTACGAATTGTTGGATTATGAGCAGCAACAgatatttttggatatagcatgtctTTTTATTGGATCATCTAAACAAAATCCAATTTATATGTGGGATTCTTGTGGTTTTTCACCAAAGGAGGGTATTAAAGTATTGAAAGGTAGGTCCCTAATTGAAATTGACAAAGATGACAAGCTAATAATGCATGATCATGTGAGAGattttggaagggaaattgttcgtcTAGAACATCAAAAGGAGCTTCAGCAGCGCAGCAGGTTATGGATTTATGAGGAAGCCCAACATGTGCTTGACAACAACAAG GGCACTAATATGATTCGGGCCATTTGTCTCGACGAATATGACTCCAAAAGAAGCTACACAAGTGAAAACTTTAAAGGACTGACCAACTTGAGGTTCCTTAAAGTATGCGGTGCAAATTTCACCGGAGATTTCGAGAACACGCTTAGTGAACTTAGATGGCTTCATTGGGAGCGTTGTCCCTCAAATTTTGTTGTGGCCAACTTTCATTTGAAGCAATTAGTTGTGCTCAATCTGTCAGGGAGTGAGATTTCAGAGGATTGGGAAGGATGGGGTCCAATCAAG ATGGCAACGGAGCTTAAAGTTCTCGACCTCTCAAGTTGTCCATCTTTAAGAAGAACTCCTGACTTCTTTGCTTTCAACAACTTGGAAATTttgattcttgaaaaatgtgagaATCTAGAAGAGATTCATCCTTCTATTGGGAACAACAAGTCCCTCGTTTCCTTGAATGTCAGTGGTTGTAGGAGAGTAAAGGAGCTACCCATTGGAGTTGGTAGATTGGAAAAATTGAAGGAGCTTTTAATAAATGACACTGCCATACGAGAGATTCCGATGTCGGGGAAAGGTTTGATGAAGCCGGAGACTCTAAATGCCTCGTGTTGTGGGGGATTGGGGGAACTACCTACAGGAGTAGGTAGAATGGAAAAATTGAGGGAGCTTCTCATAAATGACACTACTATACGAGAGATTCCGATGTCGGGATGTGGTTTGATGGAGCTACAAACTCTAAGTGTCTCAGGTTGCAAGAGTCTAGAGAAGCTTCCGACTGGAGTAggcaaaatgaaagaattgaGGGCGCTTCTCATAAATGACACTGCTATACAAGAGATTCCAATACCAAGAGGTGGTTTGGCAAAACTGGAGACTCTGTGTGCCTCATATTGTGAAGGACTTGCTCAATTTTCACTAG TTGGGAATGGAGGCATTCCAGCCCAACATACTCCCATCCTCGCCTCGCATAGATCATGCCGAAATGAAAATCGAAGTAACATGCCCGCCTGCACAGGACGAGGATGCTGGTGGTGGGCCAATGCCAGACCAACGCTTTTGGCGGCCGTAGCGGTGACGTTCCACGGTCTTCAAGCAGGACATCAGCCTCCACTCATCCCAAATGCAGGTGCGATTTGGTCTGGATCGCGGATTGCTCCGTCAGGCCCTAGGCAATGCCAAAAATGGCTTCGTGATCGATGGAGCCGACCTCCCACAGCCGTGGCTATGGAGTTCGCCGCCTCACGTGATCGCAGATCTCCGTCGGAATGA